One Yoonia sp. BS5-3 genomic window carries:
- a CDS encoding PLP-dependent aminotransferase family protein codes for MSISAETFFLDHSAEGTLQSRIQQMVAQGILEGRFRPGERLPSSRKMAQHLGVSRITVTLAYTELVADDYMISRGRSGYFVSDNAPEPPAFPAQRADQGTVDWPRAIAQRFTPGLSVDKPADWSRFRYPFIYGQTDRTLFDSANWRLCALRALGMRDFEALTADYFDGDDPQLVEFVARQTLPRRGILANSDEILITMGAQNALWLSAQVLLNSRRRAVIEDPCYPALRNILTQSRCQLSPVQVDRDGLPPDKLPDDTDVVFTTPSHQCPTTATMPLSRRNALLEKAEADDFIVVEDDYEFEMSFLKSPSPSLKSLDQNGRVIYVGSFSKSIFPGLRLGYLVGPAPFIREARALRATVLRHPPGHIQRTVSYYLSLGHYDALVRRMSKTYHERRRVMEETLHHHDLTVAGQGTYGGSSIWLRAPSGVDTAILAEHLLADSVLVEPGAPFFASDTPPTQYLRLAYSSIPASRISEGVRLIADAIAHY; via the coding sequence ATGTCGATCTCTGCTGAAACTTTTTTCCTCGACCATTCCGCTGAAGGCACGTTGCAATCGCGGATTCAGCAAATGGTCGCACAAGGCATCCTAGAGGGGCGCTTTCGCCCCGGGGAGCGCCTGCCCTCATCGCGTAAAATGGCGCAGCATCTTGGTGTCAGCCGGATCACCGTGACGCTGGCCTATACTGAACTGGTCGCCGATGATTATATGATCTCGCGTGGCCGTTCGGGGTATTTTGTATCCGACAACGCGCCCGAGCCCCCCGCCTTTCCTGCCCAGCGCGCAGATCAAGGCACCGTCGACTGGCCCCGTGCCATCGCCCAGCGCTTTACCCCGGGGCTGAGCGTTGACAAACCCGCCGATTGGTCGCGCTTTCGCTATCCATTTATCTATGGGCAGACAGATCGGACACTTTTTGACAGCGCCAATTGGCGGCTTTGCGCCCTGCGCGCACTGGGAATGCGCGATTTTGAGGCTTTGACAGCCGATTATTTTGATGGTGACGATCCGCAACTGGTCGAATTCGTGGCGCGCCAAACCCTGCCTCGGCGCGGTATCTTGGCCAACAGCGATGAAATCCTGATCACGATGGGCGCGCAAAACGCGTTATGGCTATCGGCGCAGGTCTTGCTGAATAGCCGCAGACGCGCAGTGATCGAGGATCCGTGCTACCCTGCCTTGCGCAATATCCTGACTCAATCACGCTGCCAGCTCAGCCCGGTACAGGTCGACCGCGATGGGCTGCCACCTGATAAGCTGCCCGATGATACGGATGTTGTTTTCACCACCCCCAGCCATCAATGCCCAACCACAGCAACCATGCCGCTTTCCCGGCGCAATGCCCTGCTGGAAAAGGCCGAAGCCGATGATTTCATTGTTGTCGAGGATGATTATGAATTTGAGATGTCGTTTCTCAAATCGCCCTCTCCCTCGCTCAAATCGCTCGATCAGAATGGGCGGGTGATTTATGTCGGCTCGTTTTCGAAATCGATCTTTCCGGGGCTGCGTTTGGGCTATTTGGTTGGCCCTGCCCCCTTTATCCGTGAAGCTCGCGCCCTGCGCGCCACGGTCTTGCGCCATCCGCCCGGACATATTCAGCGGACGGTCAGTTACTACCTGTCATTGGGCCATTACGATGCGTTGGTGCGCCGCATGAGCAAAACGTATCATGAACGCCGCCGTGTCATGGAAGAGACCCTGCATCACCACGACCTGACCGTCGCCGGGCAAGGCACCTATGGTGGCTCTTCGATCTGGCTGCGTGCGCCCAGCGGCGTTGACACCGCCATACTTGCCGAACATCTGCTCGCTGATAGCGTGTTGGTTGAGCCCGGCGCCCCGTTTTTCGCCAGCGACACCCCACCTACCCAGTATTTGCGGTTGGCCTATTCCTCGATCCCCGCATCGCGCATAAGTGAAGGCGTTCGTCTGATTGCTGATGCGATTGCGCATTATTGA
- a CDS encoding aminotransferase class III-fold pyridoxal phosphate-dependent enzyme produces the protein MDTQHFANDPETVVEADRAHIWHHLTQHKPFETTDPRIIVEGKGMRVWDIRGKEHLDAVSGGVWTVNVGYGRERIGQAIAKQVTKMCFFGGNAGTIPGAHFAEMLTEKMPGLDRVYYANSGSEANEKAFKMVRQISHKHYGGKKQKILYRDRDYHGSTIAAMSAGGQDERNAQYGPFAPGFVRVPHCLEYRSQDGSVGEEYAAKAAQAIEDVILAEGADTIGALCLEPITAGGGIIVPPKGYWERVQEICKKYDILLHIDEVVCGLGRTGTWFGYQQFGVQPDIVTMAKGVASGYAAISCCVTTDAVFEMFKDETDKLSYFRDISTFGGCTSGPAAAIENMKIIEEEDLLGNSTAMGAHLMGNLSALMEKHAWVGDIRGMGLFAGAELVTDRDSKDPVGEKEMAAIVADCLAQGVIIGATNRSLPGFNNTLLFAPPLIATKDDLDQVTDAVDQAITRVLG, from the coding sequence ATGGATACCCAACACTTCGCAAATGACCCCGAGACCGTTGTCGAGGCGGATCGCGCGCATATCTGGCATCACCTGACCCAACACAAACCGTTTGAGACGACAGATCCGCGCATCATTGTCGAAGGCAAGGGCATGCGTGTCTGGGACATCCGCGGTAAAGAGCATCTAGATGCGGTTTCAGGCGGGGTCTGGACAGTGAATGTCGGCTACGGCCGCGAACGTATTGGTCAGGCCATTGCCAAACAGGTCACCAAGATGTGCTTTTTCGGCGGGAATGCCGGGACAATCCCCGGCGCGCATTTTGCCGAGATGCTGACCGAAAAAATGCCCGGTTTGGACCGCGTTTATTATGCCAATTCCGGCTCTGAGGCGAATGAGAAGGCGTTCAAGATGGTCCGCCAGATCAGCCATAAACATTACGGCGGAAAGAAGCAGAAAATTCTGTATCGCGACCGCGATTATCACGGCTCAACCATTGCGGCGATGTCCGCAGGTGGCCAGGATGAACGCAATGCCCAATACGGCCCCTTTGCGCCCGGTTTTGTCCGGGTGCCACATTGCCTGGAATACCGGTCGCAAGATGGATCAGTGGGCGAAGAATACGCAGCGAAGGCCGCACAGGCCATTGAGGATGTGATCCTTGCCGAAGGTGCCGACACGATCGGCGCGCTATGTCTTGAACCGATCACCGCCGGTGGCGGCATCATCGTCCCGCCCAAGGGCTATTGGGAACGCGTGCAGGAAATCTGCAAGAAATACGATATCTTGCTGCATATTGATGAGGTGGTTTGCGGGCTTGGTCGGACCGGTACTTGGTTTGGCTATCAGCAATTTGGCGTTCAGCCTGATATCGTGACCATGGCCAAAGGCGTGGCCTCTGGCTATGCGGCGATATCGTGCTGCGTGACCACCGACGCCGTCTTTGAAATGTTCAAAGACGAGACCGATAAGCTGAGCTATTTCCGCGATATCTCGACCTTTGGGGGCTGCACCTCGGGCCCCGCTGCGGCCATTGAGAACATGAAAATCATCGAGGAAGAGGACCTGCTTGGCAACTCGACCGCCATGGGGGCGCATCTGATGGGCAATCTGTCTGCGTTGATGGAAAAACATGCCTGGGTTGGCGATATACGGGGCATGGGTCTGTTTGCGGGCGCCGAACTGGTCACTGATCGCGACAGCAAAGACCCGGTTGGCGAAAAAGAGATGGCGGCGATTGTGGCCGATTGTCTGGCCCAAGGCGTGATTATCGGCGCCACAAACAGGTCTTTGCCAGGCTTTAACAACACCCTGCTCTTTGCGCCGCCATTGATCGCAACCAAGGATGATCTTGATCAGGTGACCGATGCGGTTGACCAGGCCATCACACGCGTCCTGGGATAA
- a CDS encoding ABC transporter permease subunit yields the protein MTIWNTIKRFLTPKKDYGSLKTVTFGDESAVTSNTVASIVSVVLIFVFWGAFTGSKLLPGFLHAPGPFEGTGTFTYTITTPAGDTDDATVTVVVHPASEEADVPAVAPGEGIAKDDATTIASYRSKLLRVDDNDEMGRDQETFITAVDGQPIAPGSAVDVSFGAIRMSDKGTLNIVPDTGIQMEEIWLPSPEAVWNRMTEIATVGFRNFTLAEHLGFSLFRVIVGFILGAIVGIPLGYAMGLSNWFRGWFDPIVEFMRPVPPLALIPLVIIWFGIGEVGKIILLFLAALWIMAIAARSGVSGVRITKIHAAYSLGASKWQIMRHVIIPNSLPEIFTGARVAMGVCWGTVVAAELVAAQKGGGMMISVAADFQQTDIVMMGIILIGIIGFTIDVLMRQAEKLLVPWKGKA from the coding sequence ATGACGATCTGGAACACGATCAAACGGTTCCTGACGCCGAAAAAAGACTACGGATCGCTCAAAACCGTGACGTTTGGCGATGAAAGCGCGGTGACCTCAAATACGGTTGCCTCAATCGTATCGGTCGTGCTGATCTTTGTCTTTTGGGGGGCGTTTACCGGCTCAAAATTGCTGCCCGGCTTCCTGCATGCGCCCGGTCCATTCGAGGGGACAGGCACATTCACCTACACAATCACCACGCCTGCTGGCGACACAGATGATGCAACGGTGACGGTCGTTGTGCATCCCGCATCCGAAGAGGCCGACGTGCCAGCAGTGGCCCCAGGCGAAGGGATCGCCAAGGATGATGCGACAACGATTGCAAGCTATCGCAGCAAGCTCTTACGCGTCGATGACAACGATGAAATGGGCCGGGATCAGGAAACCTTTATCACCGCCGTTGACGGGCAACCGATTGCGCCGGGCAGCGCTGTCGACGTGTCTTTTGGTGCTATCAGGATGTCCGACAAGGGCACGCTGAACATCGTCCCAGATACCGGTATCCAAATGGAAGAGATTTGGCTGCCCTCACCCGAAGCGGTGTGGAACCGGATGACCGAAATCGCGACGGTGGGGTTCCGTAACTTCACCCTGGCCGAGCATCTGGGTTTTTCACTGTTCCGCGTGATCGTCGGTTTCATTTTGGGGGCCATTGTCGGTATCCCGCTGGGCTATGCGATGGGCTTGTCCAACTGGTTCCGCGGCTGGTTTGATCCCATCGTTGAATTTATGCGCCCGGTGCCGCCGCTGGCCTTGATCCCGCTTGTGATCATCTGGTTTGGTATTGGTGAGGTTGGCAAAATCATCCTGCTGTTCCTTGCAGCGCTCTGGATCATGGCAATTGCGGCACGCTCTGGCGTGTCCGGGGTGCGGATCACCAAGATCCACGCGGCCTATTCGCTGGGTGCCTCGAAGTGGCAGATCATGCGCCATGTGATCATCCCGAACTCTTTGCCGGAAATCTTCACCGGGGCTCGGGTTGCGATGGGGGTCTGCTGGGGCACGGTTGTCGCAGCCGAGCTTGTGGCTGCCCAAAAGGGTGGCGGCATGATGATCTCGGTCGCGGCTGATTTCCAACAGACTGATATCGTGATGATGGGGATTATCCTGATCGGGATTATCGGTTTCACGATCGATGTGTTGATGCGGCAGGCCGAAAAGCTGCTGGTGCCATGGAAGGGCAAAGCCTAA
- a CDS encoding ABC transporter ATP-binding protein, with translation MPGLIIDRLSMRFDLPNGASVQALKDVSLNLKAGELLSVLGPSGCGKTTLLNIVAGFLAPTEGQVVLNNKVVEGPGPERGMVFQQGALFEWMSVRENVGFGPSMKKMPSKEKAQIVDHLLDVVGLQDFKEKAVYELSGGMQQRVALARCLANEPDVILMDEPLGALDALTREKMQGLVLKLWKETGKTIILITHSVEEALLLGERLLVMAPRPGRIHTEYRLPFAEMGVGQDLREVKKHPKFGEIREEILGMIWNMEEEIMGRQEGA, from the coding sequence ATGCCAGGACTAATAATTGACAGACTATCGATGCGCTTTGACCTGCCCAACGGCGCGTCTGTGCAAGCGCTCAAGGATGTGTCGCTGAACCTCAAAGCGGGCGAACTTTTGTCGGTGCTCGGGCCATCGGGCTGCGGGAAAACGACCTTGCTGAACATTGTTGCAGGTTTTCTTGCGCCCACCGAGGGACAGGTCGTGCTGAATAACAAAGTCGTCGAGGGCCCTGGCCCAGAACGCGGTATGGTCTTTCAGCAAGGCGCCTTGTTCGAATGGATGAGCGTGCGGGAAAATGTCGGCTTCGGCCCTTCGATGAAAAAGATGCCCAGTAAAGAAAAGGCCCAGATCGTGGATCACCTGCTGGACGTGGTCGGCCTGCAGGATTTCAAAGAAAAAGCGGTCTATGAGCTTTCGGGCGGCATGCAGCAACGCGTCGCCTTGGCCCGTTGTTTGGCCAACGAACCCGATGTGATCTTGATGGATGAACCTTTGGGCGCGCTTGACGCGCTGACCCGCGAAAAGATGCAAGGGCTGGTTCTGAAACTGTGGAAAGAAACCGGCAAAACGATCATCTTGATCACCCACTCAGTGGAAGAGGCGCTGCTTTTGGGTGAACGCCTGCTTGTCATGGCGCCGCGCCCGGGCCGGATCCATACTGAATACCGATTGCCATTTGCTGAAATGGGCGTGGGCCAAGACCTGCGCGAGGTCAAGAAACACCCCAAATTCGGTGAAATCCGCGAGGAAATCCTTGGTATGATCTGGAATATGGAAGAAGAAATCATGGGCCGGCAGGAGGGCGCGTAA
- a CDS encoding ABC transporter substrate-binding protein, whose protein sequence is MKLKNALMGAAAGIAMLGGAHQAVAQSADEITVGYFLEWPMPFQFAKVNGTYDEELGVTVNWVSFDSGTAMSAAMASGDVQISVSQGVPPFVVATSAGQDLQILDVAVSYAENDNCVVASGLEIDQDSADELAGKKVAVPLGTAAHYGFLRQMDHFGVDLASLEIVDMAPPDGAAAIAQGAVDMACGWGGSLRRMLEHGNVLLTGAEKEELGILVFDVTSAPAGFIAENSELIAKFLAVTAEANAAWNDGSGVEEMLPVIANDAGMDVDATAETMATFVFPTVEDQLSGAWLGGAAPAFMKGVADVFVESGSIPSSLSSYEGNINIGPLEAAADM, encoded by the coding sequence ATGAAACTCAAGAATGCACTGATGGGCGCAGCGGCAGGCATCGCCATGCTGGGCGGCGCGCATCAAGCGGTCGCGCAAAGCGCTGATGAAATCACCGTGGGCTACTTCCTTGAATGGCCAATGCCTTTCCAGTTCGCCAAGGTGAACGGCACCTATGACGAGGAACTTGGCGTGACCGTCAACTGGGTCAGCTTTGACAGCGGCACAGCGATGTCGGCTGCAATGGCCTCTGGCGATGTTCAGATTTCTGTCAGCCAGGGTGTGCCACCATTTGTTGTCGCGACATCTGCAGGGCAGGATCTGCAGATCCTCGACGTGGCCGTGTCCTACGCGGAAAACGATAACTGCGTTGTCGCCTCTGGCTTGGAAATTGACCAGGACAGCGCGGATGAGCTGGCAGGCAAGAAAGTTGCCGTACCACTGGGGACAGCCGCACATTATGGCTTCTTGCGCCAGATGGACCATTTCGGGGTCGATCTTGCTTCGCTGGAAATCGTTGACATGGCGCCGCCCGATGGGGCTGCCGCGATTGCGCAGGGCGCTGTTGACATGGCCTGCGGCTGGGGCGGTTCGCTGCGCCGGATGCTTGAGCATGGCAACGTCCTGCTGACAGGTGCCGAAAAAGAAGAGCTGGGCATTCTGGTCTTTGACGTCACATCCGCACCAGCAGGGTTCATCGCCGAAAACTCTGAACTGATCGCCAAATTCCTGGCCGTGACTGCAGAGGCAAACGCTGCTTGGAATGACGGGTCCGGCGTTGAAGAAATGCTGCCTGTGATCGCCAATGACGCCGGTATGGATGTCGATGCAACGGCCGAGACAATGGCAACATTCGTCTTCCCAACTGTTGAAGACCAGCTGTCTGGCGCATGGCTTGGCGGTGCGGCACCGGCCTTTATGAAAGGCGTCGCTGATGTCTTCGTCGAATCCGGTTCGATCCCTTCATCGCTGAGCAGCTATGAAGGCAACATCAATATCGGCCCGCTCGAAGCTGCAGCCGATATGTAA